DNA from Candidatus Nezhaarchaeota archaeon:
GCAGGGTGTTTTACCGCGGAGCCCTAGTTGAGGCCGCCCTGGGGGTCGAGGGGGGCAGGGTGGCTAAAGTAAGCAAGGAGGCGCTAATGCCTAGGGCGGAGCAGGTATTTAATGCCGAGGGCCTCCTCGTCCTACCGGGGATGGTAGATATCCACGTACACCTACGCGACCCGGGGAGGGTGGATGAAGAGGACTTCGCCTCAGGGACGGCCGCAGCTGCCTGTGGAGGAGTCACCGCGGTCGCCGACATGCCTAACAACCGCCCGCCCATAGTGGACCAGGCCTCCTTTAAGCTTAAGCAGAGGGCCGCGGCCAGCAAGGCCTACGTAGACTACGCTCTGTACGTAGCCATGTCTCCACGCTACTTCAAGGAGCTCCCGCAGCTACTAGAGCTCGGGGCCGTGGGGGTGAAGGCGTACATGGCCCACCCGAGCCCGGAGCTTAGAGCGACCTACCGGCTGGTCGAGGAGGGCCTAAGGAGGTTTCAAGGGCTAGTCGCCGTCCACGCTGAAGACCCGCGCCTCTTAGAGAGAAGGCTGTCTAGGGTGGAGGTCCTAGACGCTACGACCTACGCTAAGGCGAGGGGCTCCGTGGTCGAGGCGGCCGCGGTAAGGAGGGTCCTCAAGGCCCTCCCAGGCTCAGTGGGGCGCCTACACCTATGCCACCTGTCCTCAGCCCCGTCAGTTAAGCTAGTCGAAGAGGCGAAGAGTAGGGGGGCCAGCTTAAGCGCTGAGACGTGCCCACACTACTTGCTGCTAACTAAGAGGGAGCTGAGGAGGCTAGGGACGCTCTGTAAAGTCGACCCTCCGGTTAGGGCGGGGCACCATAGGAGGGCCCTGTGGAGGGCCCTGTGGTCTAGGGTAGTGGACGCTGTAGCTAGCGACCACGCCCCCCACCGATTAGAGGAGCGCGAAACTAGCTTCTACGAAGCCCCCTCAGGCTTCGCTGGCGTAGAGATAGCGCTTAGCCTACTGCTGGACTGCGTCAATAGGGGCTTGCTAAGCATCAGCGACGTCGTCGAGCTGTACTCAAGGAGGCCGGCCAGCCTACTGAGGCTTCGGGGGAAGGGCGGGCTGGAGGAAGGGTTCGACGCGGACGTAGCGATAGTGTCGATGAGCGAGGAGCTCAAGGTTAGGAGCTCCAACCTACACTCTAAGTCGCCCGAGACTCCGTTTGAGGGGAGGGTACTTAGGGGGAGGCCTGTAGCTACCTTCGTCAGGGGGAGGCTAGTAGCTGAGGGGGGAGAGGTTAAGGCTGAGCCCGGCTGGGGCCTCTTCTTAAGGCCAGGGGTGGGGGCTTGGGGCTCGAGGGGAGGGACCTAGTATCCATCCTAGACCTGTCGAGGGAAGAGGTAGAGGAGCTGTTTAGGGTAGCGAGGGTAATGGAGGAGAGGCCCGGGGGCTTTAGGGAGCTACTGAGGGGTAGGATCTTAGCCTGCTTATTCTTTGAGCCTAGCACTAGGACTAGGCTTAGCTTCGAGGCTGCCATGAAGAGGCTGGGGGGCTCAGTAATAGGCTTCGCGGGGGTGGAGGCTACGTCAATTATGAAGGGGGAGGGCTTCGAGGACACCGTTAGGGTAGTAGACGCCTACTGCGACGCCATGGTAATTAGGCACCCGCTCGAAGGCTCGGCGAGAAGAGCCGCTGAGCTAGCTGAGGCCCCGGTTATTAACGCTGGGGATGGGGCGAACGAGCATCCTACGCAGGCGCTCTTAGACCTATACACAGTGTGGA
Protein-coding regions in this window:
- a CDS encoding dihydroorotase family protein yields the protein MPLDLVIKGGRVFYRGALVEAALGVEGGRVAKVSKEALMPRAEQVFNAEGLLVLPGMVDIHVHLRDPGRVDEEDFASGTAAAACGGVTAVADMPNNRPPIVDQASFKLKQRAAASKAYVDYALYVAMSPRYFKELPQLLELGAVGVKAYMAHPSPELRATYRLVEEGLRRFQGLVAVHAEDPRLLERRLSRVEVLDATTYAKARGSVVEAAAVRRVLKALPGSVGRLHLCHLSSAPSVKLVEEAKSRGASLSAETCPHYLLLTKRELRRLGTLCKVDPPVRAGHHRRALWRALWSRVVDAVASDHAPHRLEERETSFYEAPSGFAGVEIALSLLLDCVNRGLLSISDVVELYSRRPASLLRLRGKGGLEEGFDADVAIVSMSEELKVRSSNLHSKSPETPFEGRVLRGRPVATFVRGRLVAEGGEVKAEPGWGLFLRPGVGAWGSRGGT
- a CDS encoding aspartate carbamoyltransferase; protein product: MGLEGRDLVSILDLSREEVEELFRVARVMEERPGGFRELLRGRILACLFFEPSTRTRLSFEAAMKRLGGSVIGFAGVEATSIMKGEGFEDTVRVVDAYCDAMVIRHPLEGSARRAAELAEAPVINAGDGANEHPTQALLDLYTVW